Within Paramormyrops kingsleyae isolate MSU_618 chromosome 24, PKINGS_0.4, whole genome shotgun sequence, the genomic segment TTGCTGCCAGCAGTTGTGATATCGGAGGACAGAAACCGGTCCTGCATTACATTGCTGAAGGGGAACCGCTGCGTCTGCAAATGAATGTTGACTTCAGTATCCACAGATGGAAGCTGGTGAAGGATGGCATACCGATTTATGATTCCCGTGAACAAAGTACATGGGCTCCTTTGAACAATATATTACAGAAACATATTAcacaaagtttttaaaaatgattccgGAATTTACTCAATATGCATTTATGCTGTAAATGGAAAAGGATTCTCAGCTAAACTAAACCTCACTGTTGAAgttatgttttcattttctgaaaaACCTTTACAAATTAAGTAAACTTGCCATTGTGGCCCATTTCAGGTTCTGAAATTctacgctgtgtgtgtgtggattatcaCCAGCAGCTTGTGACCTGTGCATCTCTTCCTCAGCTCCAGTGTCGAATGTGACTCTCTCCCAGTTCTGTTTGCCGCACAGAGAGATGAGGGTGTCCTGTTCCTCACTGGGGGACAACAATGAATTCAGCTGGACCCTGGGGAACCAGAAACTGGACAGAACTGTATCTTCTCTGATCAATTCATcaattaataaatatttgaaaactGCAAGacgctatcctatcaatatgggccaacatttctaaagaatgctttcagcaccttgttgaatcaatgccacgtagaattgaggcagttctgaaggcgaaagggggtcaaacaccgtattagtatggtgttcctaataatcctttaggtgagtgtataaaatGTATACAGTTCTGAAATACATACTTTGGGACTGTTGCATGCCAGAGTTGGTGCATTTATTACCAAAAAATAAAGACTTTAATATTTTtggaatttattaatttgtaaatttatttggGTGGAGTGTCACTTTAAACTTATTTAAGCAGAACCCTCCTTCCAAACAATCTGTATCATTGTCAGCTTTTGAAATTATCCCCTATTGGTATCAGCTAGAAACTGGCGCACAATGACAGCTAAATCGGGGGAGAAATGAATCAGTTTGTTCATTACTTGGTTTAGTTTGCTTGACCTCATTTGAGTTCATATGCAGTCTCTCTGGGGTTTGCGCTTCTCTTATGGAAGCGCTATGTCTCCGAGACTCACTCAGCTTTTTCTCTGCAGATTTTGGAATAGTCCTCGTACTTTTTTCCGTGTCGGTGGGACTGCAGTGTCTCTGCACAAAGGTCAAAAGATCCGGCACAACAGGTCAGGGGACTCATGACGCTTCATATACATCCTGGAAGATCTGCTCTCTCACTGCCGCCTCCGTACTGAACAGCCCCCTTTGTCTTTGTCTCCAAGACGTGAAGAAGGAGGACGAACTGATTTACGCCCAGGTTAGGATTCACGAGCGGGTCCATCAGCAAATTTAACCACATCAGTTTTTTTTCAAATGAGAacagaaatgaaatattttaagtATGGATTTGGTGGACAGCGGTCCCTGATAAATTTTAACAGCCCAAAAACCTACTGGTGCACCAGAAAAATGCCCAGTATGCGAGCTACCCAGTTCAGGcctgtatatagtttattttgtgCAAGTCTGAATACCTGCTGTACATATACTGGATGTCAAGAACAAACACATTCAACTAAATATTTACGTGTTCaataaaatgttgtttttttcctgggCCTATGATTTGTCTGACATCACAGGACAACTTCTGACATTGAATCGATGCTTGGTGAGTGTCTACATTGTTAATCGTGAGCTTTTCATTGTAGTTACCATCTGGCTCCATATAAACCTCATCACTTCTGCATGCATTGCACGGCCTTCTCGCTGGACTGCAGTCTGTTAGCAGAACCTGCACCAGAGGTCAGGCTGGCCGATAGGGCAAACTATTTCATAgcgagatttttttttcatttgatgtCAATAATTGTCACGAcataattcaagtcattatttctttactttaaGGCTTCATATTTGCTTAAAATTCTCTCAAGatgtaacactagaaaacgccgGCGTTCAGTTTGTTGCCGGGTTTTTTCTCTGCCCATTCCAGGGGACGGGTTCGATATTGCTGGCAGCCCATAGTGAAAAATAAAACGCCGTGTCCCGTTTTTAAGTGATACAGGACGTGAATTGTCCGTTATTACGTCAGACTGAAAGTGGAAACCCCGATTGCTGGTATCTGTGACGGTAAGCGTTTGCATTCTGTTTGTGCTATTGGATAGCACTGCTTCAGGGGCTGAATTACGTTTGCAGTGTTCCTGGTTTCAGCAGGCACTAGCTATTGGCAGAGTTTACACTACACAGCACCAGTCTGTAGTTTAACGTGCCAACATACTGCCACACCACCAACGTCTCTCTACCACAATATTTGTTTTTTCAAAAGGTCTTGTGGCTGCTGAGTTGCCCCTTTCTTCACCGACAGTTGACGTTTGCTCTGAGGGTGTGCTTATCTGTTCCACGATATTAACGAAACAGCCGCATGTCGTGCGCTTTGTTTGGATTCGGTcaatgtttctcaaaccagatgatccacatttttgctccctcccagtgtcctggcagctggaaggcagcaaaaatgtggagaaGCAGTTTACCATCAAGAAATGTGCCTTATCGGCATTTTACCGAAAATTCTCATTTTCTTATCATTTAAATGTCATACCATGATAAGCTGATGCATCATTTATGTCGCCCAGCCCCAACCACAGGCATGATTTGATTTGTTTGAGGGTGTTTTAAGTGCAGGATATCGATGCGTCGCAGGTTACAGTACGACGAGGAAACTGAAGAGGCCGTTATCAGGCTGGACACTGACTGAAATGAGAGCTTGAGCTTCTCCTGTCTCGGTACCTTCTGTTGGATCGTAATATCAGGGCAGCATGGAGGATCAGGGTCAGCACAGTAGCCTCAGGTCTCCAAGGCACGCGGCTCCgttgctgccccctgctgtgcgTGTAGGGCTATCGCACCCTCCCTGCCTACCGCCCTGCGCTTCCTGAGATCCAGACCCCCACACCCCTGTATAGACCaatgggtatagaaaatggagaGATGCACTGACGGCAGTGAGACCGATCACCCTCAGTAGCTCAGGACCATGATTCAGGTTGCAGAGCCTTTATTTCAGTCTTAGCTTCTTATTCATATTTGCTGTAAGTGTTAGTATTCAGGCTAAGCGGAAGCCCTACTGAACAGTGCAGATTCTGCAGCGGGTTACATATACGACCCGGCAAGCGGCCGTCCTGAGCACCCGGACACCTTGCGAGCCGGACGCCGTGTTTCTGACGACCTGCAGTGTCCTTTAGAGCAGAGACGCACTCAGACTGGAGGCTCCGAATATCAGCATGGAGATGCACAGTAGGAAATGCAACAGCATTCTGATTCCGCATCAGTAGTGTTTGTGCTTTTGTCTGCTGAAAGTTTGCAAGTTTGATCTCTATCACTTCATAATGATGGCtggttacttatttatttgtttaggtTAATTTGTCGCTTTTATGTCTTTTAGTTTTTGATTAAGAAATATCAGTGCCAGTATTAATACAAGAAACATAATGGTGttttcataaataaaactgtATTTATTCACTACAAGCACGGTGACATTTATTTTGGCCATTTCACAGGGTGTAAGCTACAGACGTCCTTGTTATATACAAACACATCCAGGATTCATTGTGATGCTCAAGGTTCACAGTTAATTTATCAGCAGCTGTGTACACGTACAAAGTGAGATGAAACAACGTTTCTTCATAGACCGTGATGCAACATACGTCAACATGTAACAAAATACAACGTGCACAAACTACATTATATGTaacactaaaatatatatatgtatgtatgcaaaAGCTACCTGCATGCATAATTCACTTATAATggtaattttaattttacaggTTACAAGCCCTGTAACTTAAGACACAGGCCTTATGGTCTCTCTGAGCTCTTCCGCTGCTCTTGCCTTGCATGTAGGTTAACATTTTCACACCATGCGCACACCCTGAAACGGTTCTGACACTTAGAGAAGGTGCACATAAACACATTGCATCATTACTTCTACAGCAGAGTGAGGATATAGCAGACGGCGTACAGCAGTTGTTTCTGACCCTCTGTACAGTGATTTCGTGTTGGACAGGGAGGTCACTCACCCAGCGCTCCTGCGTGTGATTTTTACCATGAACCCAGGAGGGAAATTGAAGTTCCCTGTTGGACTCACGCTCCTGTTAATCTCAGCGACACACGGTAAGAAACAGATTGTTCATTCTGTATTAGTGCAGCTTCTATCCCTGCTAATGTACAATACAGGACATTTTACCTTAAAGTTAGCGATGGGGTTATTGCAGAGCTATTTAACATATAAGGTTCCTAAAGTGATTGAAATACTGAAATTAGATGGCCTTAACTTGGTCAGAAAGGGTTAGAGCTCCTGTATATTTTGTATGCAGTTTCCTCGTTTTTTCACGTTTTCACATATGTGGTTTCATAGCTGCTGCCGTCACTTGTGTCATCAGAGGACGGGAACCGGTTCCGTGTTACGCTGCTGAAGGGGAACCGCTGCTTCTGCGTGTAAACGTTAACTTCAGCATTCATGAATGGAAACTGGTGAAGGATAATATAGTTATTGCTCGGGATTCAAAGAAACAAACTACATGGCTCCTTTTGAATGATACCTTACAGAAGAACAAAATTTTCAAAAATGATTCTGGAATTTACAATTTAGATGTTTATAATGAAAAAGGAAGAGGCAACTCACGTAAAATACAACTGAATGTTGAAGGTATGTTTTCgctttcttctgttttttttcacttcttaaaatataatttaaaatataaaagccTTATGAGTAAACTTGCCATTGTGGCCCATTTCAGGTTCTGAAATTctacgctgtgtgtgtgtggattatcaCCAGCAGCTTGTGACCTGTGCATCTCTTCCTCAGCTCCAGTGTCGAATGTGACTCTCTCCCAGCTCTGTTTGCCGCACAGAGCGATGAGGGTGTCCTGTTCCTCACAGGGAGACGCCAAGGAATTCAGCTGGACCCTGGGGAACCAGAAACTGGACAGAACTGTATCTTCCCTGATCTATCAGAATAACAGCGTCGTACTGAAGGAGAACGTGCAGGGTAATCTCACGTGTTCAGTTAGGAACCATGTCAGCCACGGCGCCGTCACACGCGAACTCATCCCCTGCCCAGGTAGATCACTGGAGACACGAGTAAATAAAGTAAAAGCCTTTCACTGCAGTTACGATCGTTTGATTAAACTCTGTGCTTCACCCTACAGGACTTGGGGAACATTTCACCTGCAGGTTGCATGAAGGGACAGAGGTCGTAGTTAGGAGGAATTCCTCAGAATCCCAGCCTGCACTGAGTAACGTGGAGATACTCGTCAGTTTTGATAAGGAGGAGACTTTAGCTATAGTTTGCTACAGCCATCATACTCGCCACATTCATTATCTCTGGGGTAAGAATTTCCAGATCTCTCTTCACtcaacaataataatagcaaCACGAAAATTTGTTAAATTATTAATTCATTACAGGTTTAAATTGCTCCTGTAGCTCATCAAGTAGTGCATTGTACAAACAACACGAAGGTTGTGAGGTCAAATCCCAGGCAACATAAATAAATGCTTGATCTTATTTGAATATAATGTGAAAACCTTTCTTGTGTCTAAGAAGCCAAAACCTCAACACACCATCCATACAGTCTCTCTGCGGTTTGTGCTTCTCTTATCGAACTGTTATGTCCCATGACTCACTcagcttcttgtctgcagaTTTTGGAATAGTCCTCGTACTTTTTTCCGTGTTGGTGGGACTGCAGTGTCTCTGCTCAAAGGTCAAAAGATCCGACGCCACAGGTCAGCATTCATGATGATTCATATTACATCCTGGAAGATCTGCTCTCTCACTGCCGCCTCCATACTGAACAGCCCCCTTTGTCTTTGTCTCCTAGACGTGAAGAAGGAGGACGAACTGATTTACGCCCAGGTTAGGATTCACGAGAAGAAGAACAGCCAGAGGAAGAAGACAGCGACACCGGACGCCTGGACAGTGGAGTACGGAGCCATCGCTGTTCCTGACCTGAGTAACGACATGGGCTGTACTTTATACAGCGTCGTCGAGGCCAGCGACCAGATAGTGCCGTAACAGCCTCTCAAAGAAAAACGAATTACACAGGAGTTTCAAAAACCGTCAGCAATATTTCTGAGGCTTGCTCTCTAGAATCCGCCGTAATGTATATGGTAAAAAGTGATAGCGGCTGTGGTACTTCAATATTTATACCAAATCTTTACTGTTAAACAGTCCTATTTAAAAATCATATTgcttggaaaatgaatgaatgagatATACAGGAGTATTTATGAAATCGTCAGTAATAGCCGATAAAATACTTTTAACATTATCAGCGAAATGTGCATCAGTTAAACTCCATTCAATAAATAGATACTAAAATTAATTTGGCCTTAGGTTAGGCTTGAGGCGCTGTTACGGAATATAGCGCTACTTCGAAATCTTGGCTAGGAAACTAGCTGCTCGGCAAGTTTTATCACCCCACACACCAAGGTTTCAGAATACTACAACAGCACTGCTTTTGTAAGTATCATCAAAATACCGTATACCATGGTATGGTGTCTGGATGATTTAGCGGTATGAAATAGTGAAGAGAATTTTGGTTACATTTTCAGAACCAATTCTATCGAACTGGGGTGTGTTTCCCATACATCGACAGGTCAGCATTGAACTAACACGGTCTGGTGTGTCGTTAAACTAACGTGAAGTATGACTGGTTTCTAAAACTGTCGTACTTTGTTAGTACCACAGTAGCGTGAATCATGTTGGTTTTCGAACTACAATGGTCCCAGAGTTGACTGGTCAGCCTTTACAGTAGAAAGCGCGCAAAAAGTCACAAATTTTGTAATATTATTCCTATATACGACAGTCGTGACGATAGTACGTTATTGACTTATGATTTAGGCTATTCATTTTGCAATCATTTcacaacaacagtaataatattAACAATTCAATAATAGCGAAAGCATAAAAATAGTATGATAAGCTTTTTGCGTCATTATACCGCGGCATAATGTATGGACAGAATGGCGGCATGTAAAACCCGCCTGATCTTTACTCAGCTAACCATCGCGGTCCTTACCATGTGAGAATTGTATGTATAACATGCAATGTCAATATTAATATCGGACAGCCCTACTTAGTATTTTTTGTATTGTAACATTGCACTATCCTGgtaatagtgtgtgtgtgttttatatatatatatataattattatttttaaaatttctttaaaattttttttttcagacatTGTTTATTCATTTGGCTTCATGTTCCTCCTGGTATCAGGCTGCATTATAGATAAAGCCATAGTTATTTACTGTCTGCCGGTTCTTAAAAGCAGACTTTGTACGCCATTTCGTATAGCTAGGATAAACCGGACTGAGAAGTGCAATGGCCTCAAAGTGCATTACATCGGTAAATCATTTTGGTATTTAATCGCTGACCCCAGGTTCTGGTCCTCAGCCTGAAGCACGGTTGTTATCTAAGGGATTTGTAGCAATTTCTTTGCTTTTACAATTTCCGTCAAGTAAcgttatttaaaattaaagacTATAATTGTGCGTCGATTTACTACTGTGATTCACCTGGCTACATAGATTGTCATAGAAAATTAATCAACACCCTTCAGAGTAGAGAATTCAAAACTACTGTGGTATCAATGTATTTAATTAAGCATGAAGTGtttaataaaatgattttttttgagTCTTTTAGTTTGTCGGATGTCACATAGCATCTGATGCCTTGTGAGCCTCCACATTGTTAATCGTGAGGTTTTCTCTGTAGTTACCGCTACGGTCCTTATAAACCGCATCACATTTTGCACCCATTGCACAGCTGCCCTGTGGCCTGTTAGCAGAACAGACTTTTTCAGTTATAATACATTCACCGCAAGTGCGGTCTTACATGGGCTAAATTACGGGACGTGTTTGTCTGTAAGATAACAGCAGAGTCATGATGATCCCCAAATGAGAGCCTGAGCTTGTTCTGTCATGGTACATTCTGTGTGATCGTTAGCGAACAATAGCAGAGCATCATGGAGGATCAGGGTTAGCATGGTAGCCTCGGGTCTCCTCcaaggcatgggggggggggggggggggggcacagacctGACCTCCTCACTAGCGTGCACAGTTCAGAAGAGGAAGTCACCCTTCTCTGTTCCTGCATCATTAACCCTAATCCTGCTGTATTTAGCCAGGTTTGTTTGTATAGACATTTGAATCTTTGTGTATATTATCAGGAAGCAACAGTTGCAGTTGGACATGGAAAAAAACGGCAGCCATAATTTATATTGAACAAAATAAGATCTTCTGTGTACGTGGTGCACATTTATTGTATTACATTAAATGTAACTAAAATAgatgtatatgtatgtaactGCTACAAAGATGCATGACATTCTTGTAATGATAGTCAGAGAGTAATGTTAATATATTGTGTGTCCTGTAACTTGTAAGACACAGGCTTTAATGTCTCCCTGATCTCTTCCGCTGCCTTTGTCTTGAATGTAGGTTAACATTTTCAAACAGCATTCACACCTTGAAGCGGTTCTGACACTTAGAGCAGGTGCACATAAACTTGTTGCATCGTTACATCTACAGCAGAGTGAGGATATAGCAGACGGCGTACAGCAGTTGTTTCTGACCCTTTGTACAGTGATTTCGTGTTGGATAGGGAGGTTACTCACCCAGCGCTCCTGCGTGCGATTTTTACCATGAATTCACGAGGGAAAATGAAGTTCCCTGTTGGACTCACACTCCTGTTAATCTCAGCGACACACGGTAATAGCTGTAGTGCGAGTTTGTTAATGAACTCCAAACTGTGCGTTATACGTTTTTAAATGCAATCCACTGGGGGAAAGAAATGCCCGTATCTACCACTGAGGACACCGCGGTCAAGTCCTCAGTATTTTTTCTGAGACTCCAATAAATACAACCCATTGCGGTGCACACCTAGGAAGGGCTAATGTTCCTGACCTcgatatttttaaaattctgtcTATGGTTCTGTACGTAaatatattatcattattttttatcacGTATCTCTATGTACTTCTTGATATTCATCTACCCCACTGTAATGCTTACGGATCATTAAAAGCGGACTTGTGCATCATCCTCTTTAGGCTGGTTACACAGCACTGTGAAGAAGtgtgatgttgactggccttaAAGTGCATTACATCAGTAAGTCATTTTGGTATTTAGTCACTGACCCCAGGTTCTGCTCTTCAGCCTGAAGCACGGTTGCTGTCTAAGCGGTTTGTAGCAAGTTTCCCTTACCTTTACACTGTGTTGTACGTCTGACATGTTGAGTACCATTACTTAGAATTAAAGATAACAGCGCATTGATTTTCTGCAGTGATTCACCTACCTAGCACTACATGGGCTGTTATAGAAAATTAATTAACACCGTTCTGATCAATCAGATTCAATAATTCAACAGTGCTTTGGTATAGATACATTTAAGTAGTAAGTgtttaatgaaatgttttttcaTTATGGGTTTGTCTGATGTCACAGAGTGTGGGAGGAAAACAGACACTGAGGAAAATGAACACAGCTAGAATACGAAGACTGTTTAATGTAATTCCACTGCTGTAAGATGAGAGTATCTGAGCtataaattgtttttattagAGTTGTCTTTGCCTGCACCCACA encodes:
- the LOC140582370 gene encoding uncharacterized protein encodes the protein MNPGGKLKFPVGLTLLLISATHAAAVTCVIRGREPVPCYAAEGEPLLLRVNVNFSIHEWKLVKDNIVIARDSKKQTTWLLLNDTLQKNKIFKNDSGIYNLDVYNEKGRGNSRKIQLNVEAPVSNVTLSQLCLPHRAMRVSCSSQGDAKEFSWTLGNQKLDRTVSSLIYQNNSVVLKENVQGNLTCSVRNHVSHGAVTRELIPCPGLGEHFTCRLHEGTEVVVRRNSSESQPALSNVEILVSFDKEETLAIVCYSHHTRHIHYLWDFGIVLVLFSVLVGLQCLCSKVKRSDATDVKKEDELIYAQVRIHEKKNSQRKKTATPDAWTVEYGAIAVPDLSNDMGCTLYSVVEASDQIVP